Proteins encoded together in one Myxocyprinus asiaticus isolate MX2 ecotype Aquarium Trade chromosome 9, UBuf_Myxa_2, whole genome shotgun sequence window:
- the LOC127446389 gene encoding cysteinyl leukotriene receptor 1-like: MQTILFLALVLTSEPWSNFTNQSTPGPINRKCNDSEDFKYLAYTVTYSVVLPIGFISNFIALFVFLCLTPKKTANTVFMTNLAISDVGFSLTLPLRLVYYFRGGEWDFADWLCRWCVFSFYLNLYTSVLFLTGLSVLRYIAIVHPIRNKTLVTVRRASLICFGIWIFVAGLSSPFLMTGTLHREGKTRCFEPGTSKSWMRILDLNYVGVLFGFVFPFITILACYGCIISKLISGWKVGNRKHNNRRRSVYLIAVVLSTFLLCFLPYHVARTVHLYAIVSGKDCQVIEDLQRVLVISLCTAASNSCFNPLLYYFAGETFRTAICRASDRGTLSLFNQSSFYPSFRRRSHSGTWQRTRRQSSIDSCQDCPFSLDSCQTLNKKKDNGCVQAPKLSRSQDKNDTESDKTAPDI, from the coding sequence ATGCAAACCATTTTGTTTCTAGCTCTTGTGCTCACTTCAGAACCTTGGTCCAACTTCACCAACCAGTCGACACCAGGACCAATCAACCGGAAATGTAATGACAGCGAAGACTTCAAATATTTGGCGTACACAGTCACTTACAGTGTCGTATTGCCTATTGGATTTATCAGCAACTTCATAGCTCTTTTTGTGTTTCTATGTCTTACTCCTAAGAAGACTGCCAACACTGTGTTCATGACTAACTTGGCCATTTCGGATGTTGGCTTCTCATTGACATTGCCCTTGCGCCTGGTCTACTACTTTAGGGGCGGTGAATGGGACTTTGCAGACTGGCTTTGTCGCTGGTGTGTATTTTCCTTCTACCTTAACCTCTACACCAGTGTACTGTTTCTTACAGGCCTAAGTGTGTTGCGGTACATCGCCATAGTACACCCAATCCGCAACAAGACCTTGGTCACGGTGCGCAGAGCTAGCCTAATATGCTTTGGCATCTGGATTTTTGTGGCTGGATTGTCATCACCGTTCCTCATGACAGGAACTTTGCATCGCGAGGGGAAAACACGTTGCTTTGAACCTGGGACCAGCAAGTCTTGGATGCGAATATTGGACTTGAATTATGTGGGAGTTCTGTTTGGATTTGTCTTTCCTTTCATAACAATTCTAGCCTGCTACGGATGCATCATAAGCAAACTCATCAGTGGATGGAAAGTTGGGAATCGGAAGCACAACAATCGACGACGCTCTGTGTATTTGATTGCTGTTGTCCTAAGTACATTTCTGCTGTGTTTTCTACCATACCACGTTGCCCGCACGGTCCATCTTTATGCCATTGTTTCAGGCAAGGATTGCCAGGTCATTGAGGATCTCCAAAGAGTTCTGGTCATCTCGCTTTGCACGGCAGCATCCAATAGTTGCTTCAATCCCTTACTGTACTACTTTGCAGGCGAGACCTTCCGTACGGCCATCTGCAGAGCTTCAGATCGAGGAACGCTGAGTTTGTTCAACCAGAGTTCATTCTACCCATCTTTTCGTCGCAGGAGTCATTCAGGCACCTGGCAGAGAACAAGACGCCAAAGCTCCATTGACTCATGCCAAGACTGTCCATTTTCCCTAGACAGCTGTCAGACCCTAAACAAAAAGAAGGATAATGGTTGCGTGCAGGCCCCAAAATTAAGTAGGTCTCAAGATAAAAATGACACAGAAAGTGACAAAACTGccccagatatttaa